GAGACGCCACGGCCATCTCAAGGTCGGTGCGGCGTCGGCGTACGTGCGCTGCGACGACGACACGGTCCTCGGCGAGATCCTGGCCGACCGGCGGTCCGCGCCGCTGGGGCTGCGCCGCATCGCCCCGACGGTGCTGGCGGCGCAGACGGACCCGGTGTCGCTGCTCGACGGGCTGCGGTCGATGGGGTACGCCCCGGCGGCGGAGTCGGCGGAGGGCGACGTCCTGATCGCCCGCGCCGACGCGTACCGCACCCCTGCCCGTACGGCCCCGGTGCCCGTCCCCGACGGCCCGCCGTCCCCGGACGGCACTCTCCTCGCGGCGGCGGTCAAGGCGATCCGGGCCGGCGACCGGGCGGCGACGGCGGTCCGCAAGGAACCCTCGACCCCGACGACCGCCGGCACCCTGCCCCGCACGTCGGCGGCCGAGACCCTGGCCACGGTCCAGGCGGCCGCGATGACCGGCTCGGCGGTCTGGATCGGCTACGTGAACGCGGAGGGCGCGGCGAGCCAGCGGGTCATCGCCCCGGTCCGCGTGGAGGGCGGCTTCGTGACGGGCTACGACCACACGGCCGACGAGGTCCGCACGTACCCCCTGCACCGGATCACGGGCGTGGCGGAACTGGCGGACGACCAGGTCTAGGGAGAAGTGTCCGACCGGGAGTCCGACCCTGATCGGCCGCGGACAGCCCTTCCTAGGAGTCGACGTTCCCGGTGAGGAGCATGACGAGGAAGACCATCCACCCGGCCGTGGCGACCATGTACGGGAAGAGGACGGCGGCCCCCGTACCGAACGCGGCGAGGACGACCCGGGCCCGGTGGCGCCGCCGGGTCCGGGCGAGGAACCAGCTCGGGACGATCAGCGCGAACGCGACGACCAGGCTGCCGACCAGCATGAACGGCGCCGCGGCCCACATATCCTGCGTCCCGGAGACGGCGTACGCGCCCAGGGGCGCGACGAGCGTCCCGACGAGCGGTGCGGCCCACCATCGCGCGTCCGGCTCGTCACCGGACGCCACGGCGGCGAACGACGGGTGCGGTCCGCGGGCGGCGGTGCCCCGGGCGTCCCGGGCGAGGTTCGAGTTCATGCCCTCATCCCACAGCGTCCGCCGTCCCGCCCCCAGCGCGCGCGTACTCATCCGGCGTACGGCGGGTACTCAGGCCGCGGCGCCGCCGGGACGACCGGCCCTCGCCCCGCACCACACGGTGCTTCGCCGTTCAGCCGCCGGAGGAGGGGTCCACGCCCCGCCCAGGATCGGCCACCATGCGGCACACTGGAGGATTGGCCGCCGTCATCGGGAGCGGCCCGGGAAGGACTGATCGCGCGTGAATGGGCCTCTCATCGTCCAAAGCGACAAGACGCTGCTCCTGGAGGTCGACCACGAGCTCGCCGAGACGTGCCGGCGGGCCATCGCGCCGTTCGCGGAGCTGGAGCGGGCGCCCGAGCACATCCACACGTACCGGCTGACGCCGCTCGGGCTGTGGAACGCGCGGGCCGCCGGGCACGACGCCGAGCAGGTGGTCGACGCGCTCGTCGAGTACTCCCGCTATCCCGTGCCGCACGCGCTGCTCGTCGACATCGCCGAGACGATGGACCGGTACGGGCGGCTCACGCTCTCCAAGCACCCCACCCACGGGCTCGTGCTGACCAGTACCGACCGGCCCGTCCTGGAGGAGATCCTCCGGTCGAAGAAGGTGCAGCCGCTGGTCGGGGCGCGGATCGACGAGGACACCGTCGCCGTGCACCCCTCCGAGCGCGGGCAGATCAAGCAGACGCTGCTGAAGCTGGGCTGGCCGGCCGAGGACCTCGCCGGGTACGTCGACGGGGAGGCCCACCCGATCGAGCTCGCCGAGGACGGCTGGAGCCTGCGGCCGTACCAGCGGCAGGCCGTCGACGGCTTCTGGCACGGCGGTTCCGGGGTGGTCGTGCTGCCGTGTGGCGCGGGGAAGACGCTGGTCGGGGCCGGGGCGATGGCGGAGGCCAAGGCGACGACGCTCATTCTCGTGACCAATACCGTCTCCGCCCGTCAGTGGAAGAGCGAGCTCGTGAAGCGGACCTCGCTCACCGAGGACGAGATCGGCGAGTACAGCGGGACGAAGAAGGAGATCCGGCCCGTCACCATCGCCACCTACCAGGTCCTCACGACCAAGCGGAAGGGCATCTACCCGCACCTGGAGCTCTTCGACTCCCGGGACTGGGGCCTCGTCGTCTACGACGAGGTGCATCTGCTGCCCGCGCCCGTCTTCAAGTTCACCGCCGATCTCCAGGCGCGGCGTCGGCTCGGGCTGACCGCGACGCTCGTCCGGGAGGACGGCCGCGAGTCGGACGTCTTCTCGCTGATCGGGCCCAAGCGCTTCGACGCGCCGTGGAAGGAGATCGAGGCGCAGGGCTACATCGCGCCCGCCGACTGCGTCGAGGTCCGGGTCAATCTGACCGACTCCGAGCGGCTCGCCTACGCGACGGCCGAGCCGGAGGAGAAGTACCGCTTCTGCGCGACGACGGCGACGAAGCGGAAGGTGACCGAGGCCCTGGTGAAGAAGTTCGAGGGGCAGCAGATCCTCGTCATCGGGCAGTACATCGACCAGCTCGACGAGCTCGGCGAGCATCTGGACGCCCCCGTCATCAAGGGCGAGACGTCGAACGCGCAGCGCGAGAAGCTCTTCGACGCGTTCCGTACGGGCGAGATCAGCGTGCTCGTGGTGTCGAAGGTCGCGAACTTCTCGATCGACCTGCCCGAGGCGACGGTCGCGATCCAGGTGTCGGGCACCTTCGGCTCCCGGCAGGAGGAGGCGCAGCGCCTGGGCCGGGTGCTGCGGCCGAAGGCCGACGGGCACCAGGCGCACTTCTACTCGGTGGTCGCGCGGGACACGATCGACCAGGACTTCGCGGCGCACCGGCAGCGGTTCCTGGCGGAGCAGGGGTACGCGTACCGGATCGTCGACGCGGACGAGCTGCTGGCTCCCTGAGCCTGTCCGAGAGCGGGCTCGGTCTCAGTCCATCAGTGCGAGGAACGGGCCCGCGATCGCCAGGCAGTACTGGGCGATGACGAGTCCACGGCGGGGCACGATCAGGGCCGCCACGCCCGCTACGGCTCCGGCGGCCACCGCCCAGAAGCCGGCCGCGATGAACGCGCCGCCCACGCCGTCGCCGTCAACGGCGTCGGCCATGGTGATCGCGCCGGTGGCCACCAGGCAGGCCAGGAGGAGCAGCAGGCCGAAGCCCGCGGTGACGCGCAGGGTGAAGGGGGTCGGGCCGGTGGTGTCGTCCGTGGTGGTGGTCGTCGTCTCCATGCCCTGATCACATCAGGAGCGGCGGGGCGGCCGCCAGGCGTTCGCGTACTCAGTCGGGGCCGGGTGCGTACTCAGGGCGCGGGTTCCTGACGCCGGCCTCGGGCGGGCCGTAGTCGCCGAGGAGGACGACGCCGGCCGCCGCGCCGCCGAAGGCGCGTATCGCGCGGAACGCGGTGCCGAGCGGGCGGGTGCGGGGGCGGGGAACGGTGGTCACGAGGGTGAAGGTCGTCGCGGTCATGTCTCCATGATGGAATCCGGACATTCCGAACACATCGGCCTGGGGGTGGAACCGGTGTCCCTCTCATGGCGGATCCCGACCCCTACGGATATGGGGGCTCCCGGTGGAGTGAAATCGATTCGCCGTGCTCGGCCCGCCGGAGTTACACTCGCCAGCTTCCCCGCCTCCCTCCGTGGAGAGCCGCCGCCCGGCCGGAAACCGGCGGCCACCTCGTCGTGTCCGTGTATCCACCTGCTCGGAGGCTTCACCGTGTCCGTTTCCGACCCCGTGCCCGCTTCGGACCCCGTCTCGGACCCCGTCTCGGACCTCGCTTCGGACCCCGTTTCCGATCCGCTCTCGCGCGAGCGCGCCCATCTGACCTCCTCCCGCGCCGCCCTCCGCGCGATGCGCGAGGACGTCGAGGCGCTCGACATCAAGGACGTCACCGCGAACTGGGTCAACTCCCTCGTCCTCGGGCGCCAGATCGAGGACCGGATCAAGGCGCTCGCGGACCTCGCGGACACCCCGCTGTTCTTCGGCCGGCTCGACTACCTGCACACCACGCAGGAGGGGCAGCGCTTCTACATCGGGCGGCGGCACGTCCACGACGCCGACGGCGACCCGATGGTGATCGACTGGCGTGCGCCGGTGTCGCAGCCGTACTACCAGGCGTCGAAGAAGGACCCGCAGGACGTGGGGCTGCGGCGGCGCTTCGGGTACACGGCCGGTGACCTCACCGCGTACGAGGACGAGCACCTCTCCGACCCGGCCGCTGTGACATTTACCGGCTCCGCCGAGGGGTCGACCACGAGCCGGCTGCTCCAGGCCGAGATCGAGCGGCCCCGCGTCGGCCCCATGCGGGACATCGTGGCGACGATCCAGCCGGAGCAGGACGGGATCGTCCGCTCCGACCTGTCGGGGACCGTGTGTGTGCAGGGAGGCCCGGGTACGGGAAAGACGGCCGTGGGTCTGCACCGTGTCGCGTACCTCCTCTACGCGCACCGGGAGCGGCTCGCCCGCACCGGCACCCTGGTCATCGGGCCGAACCGGTCCTTCCTTCACTACATCGAGCAAGTCCTCCCGGCTCTGGGTGAGTTGGAGGTCCAGCAGGCGACCGTCGACGATCTCGTGGCACACGTCGAGGTGCGGGGCACGGATGAGGCGGCGACGGCGGTCGTCAAGGGCGACGCCCGGATGGCGGAGGTGCTGCGGCGCGCGGTCCGTGCGCACGTCTCGCTGCCGAAGGAGCCCCTGATGGTGGTGCGCGGCTCGCGGCGGTGGCGGGTTCCGGCGTACGAAATCGAGGAGATGGTAAGGGAGTTGCTGGACCGGGACATCCGGTACGGGGCGGCCCGCGAGGCGCTTCCGCAGCGGATCGCGCACGCGGTCCTGGTGCGGATGGAGGAGGCCGGCGAGGCGCCCGACGACCGGGTGCAGAACGCGGTCGCGCGGAACCCCGCCGTGAAGGCTGTCGTGAAGGAGTGCTGGCCGCCGGTGGAGCCCGCGAAGCTGGTGCTGCGGCTGCTCGGCGACGCCGACTTCCTGGCGGAGCACGCGGAGGGGCTGCTCACCGAGGACGAGCAGAAGCTGCTGCTCTGGGCGAAGCCGGCGCGGAGCGTGAAGGCGGCGAAGTGGTCGGCGGCGGACGCGGTGCTGATCGACGAGACGAGGGACCTGGTCGAGCGGACGCACTCGCTCGGGCACGTGGTCCTCGACGAGGCGCAGGACCTGTCCCCGATGCAGTACCGGGCAGTGGGGCGCCGGTGCACGACCGGTTCGGCGACGGTCCTGGGCGACCTGGCGCAGGGGACGACGCCGTGGGCGACGGAGAGCTGGGCGCAGGCGCTCGGGCACCTGGGCAAGCCGGAGGCGGTCGTGGAGGAGCTGACGGCCGGCTTCCGTGTGCCGCGCGAGGTCATCGCGTACGCCTCGCGGCTGCTTCCGCACATGTCGCCGGGGCTGGCGGCGGTGGAGTCGGTCCGGGAGAACCCGGGTTCGCTGGCGGTCCGCCGCGCGGAGACGGAGCAGTTGGACGCGGATGTCGTCGCCGCCTGCGTCGAGTCCCTGGCCCACGAGGGCTCGATCGGCCTGATCGCCGCCGACGCGCGGATCGCGCCGCTGGCGGAGGCGCTGACGGCGGCCGGTCTCGCGTACCTCTCCCCCGGCGAGGAGACGACCGCCGAGTCCCGGCTGACCCTGGTCCCGGCCTCGCTCGCGAAGGGCCTGGAGTACGACTACGTGGTCCTGGACGAACCGGCGGCGGTCGTCGACGGCGAACCGGACGAGCGGACGGGCCTGCGGCGGCTGTACGTGGCGCTGACCCGCGCCGTCTCGGGCCTGACGATCCTTCACTCGGCGCCGGTTCCGGAGCAGTTGGGCGACCTGTGACGACGGTCAGGCCTTAGCGGTTGGCGGGGCGGGCGGTGAGGAGGCGGAAGCGCATGCCGTGGCGGGCGTACAGCCGCCAGAGTTCGATCCCGGCGATCAGCGTGGTCGCGGCGGCGCCGCCGAGGGGCAGCAGGACGGGGTTCCCCGCCCATCGGGTCAGGGGGAAGAAGACGTCCTGGAGGGCGAGTTCCCAGGCGAGTGCCACCGTGATCAGCGCCGGGAGTGCCTGGTGGATCTCGACCGTGCGGAACATGTGGCGCGACACCTGCGGGACGGCGAAGCAGAGGAACGCGATTCCCCGCGCCACCCCGTAGAGGCAGACGGTGATCGCGACGACCGTGAGAACGGGTTGCTCGTCGAAGAAGGCGGTGCCCAGCCAGACGGCGGCCGCCCCTCCCCCGAACGCGAGCACGAGGTGGCCGAGGAAGGCGCCGGCCGCCGTGAGGGGGCCGCGCAGCCGCTCACCGAGGCGGCCCTGCGTCGGCGGCCGGACGATCAGGAAGTACGCGACGGTCACCAGCGGCGCCGTCACGAGGAGCAGGAACGGCACGAGCAGCAGCCGGAAGCCGCCGTCCCGTAACCAGAGCACGAGGAGGTCGCTCTCGTTGGCGACGAGGGGCCATTTGACCGCCAGCGCGACCGCGATGCCGCCCCAGAACCTGACGGCCTGGAGGAGCGCGATGGGAAGGTCCCGCAGGACCACCTCCCCGCGCGGTTCCATCCACCGCCGGGCCAGGACCCGGTCCTTGTGCTCCTTCGGAACGTTCACGGCCCCCGTCATGCGCCGGATTGTGACAGCGGGGGCCGGTGGACGACACCGTTCCGAGGCCCCCGTGAAGGGAGCAGGGGTCAGACGTCGAATTCGGGCAGGGCCTCCGACCAGGACCGGTGGGCGACGGCGGCCAGGACCGGGTTCGTGACGCGGTAGTAGTCCTCGGTCACCAGGCCCCAGCACAGGGCCCAGCCCCGGCCGCGCTCCCAGGTGGCGTCGTCGATCTGGGCGGCCTCGCGGAAGAGGGGTCGGGTCTCGGCGGTGAGGAGCGTCCAGGCGGGCATGGTGTCGCAGGCCGGGTCGCCGACGCCCAGGCCGCCGAAGTCGATGACGGCGCTGAGGCGGCCTGCGCGGCCGAGGAGGTTGCCGGGGAGCAGGTCGCCGTGGATCCAGACGGGTGCGCGCTGCCACTGCGGGAGCCGGAGCACCGCCTCCCACGCCGCCGTCGCGAGCTCCGCGTCGACCGTTCCGTCGGCGCCGAGGGCGCGGATGGCGCCCGGCATGTGGCCTTCCTCCCAGGCGGTGACCGGGCCACCCCGGGAGGAGGCCGGTCCGCCGGTCGCGTCGACCGCGCGGAGGGCGGCGCCGAAGCGGCCCAGCTCGACGGCGGCCTGGGCGAGGTCGGTGAGCGGTGCGGTGAAGGTGTCGGCGCCGTCGAGCCATCCGAACACGGACCAGGGGTGGTCGAAGCCCTCCCCCGGTACGCCGTGCCCGACGGGTACGGGGATGGGCAGCGGCAGGTGCGGGGCGAGGTGCGGGAGCCAGCGCTGTTCCTTCGCGGCCTGCCCTGCGGCCCAGTCGGCCTTCGGCAGCCGTACGGCGAACTCGTCCCCGAGCCGGAACATCGCGTTGTCCGTACCGGCGGAGTCCACCTCCCGCACGGGAAGTCCCGCCCACTCGGGGAACTGCGCGGCGATCAGGCGTTCGACGAGGGCGGTGTCGATCAGGGACGAGGGCGCGGGGGAAGGCATGGCGGCGACGCTAGTGGTCGTTCACTCCGACCACCACGGATTTTCCGCTCCGCCCCGGCGGTCAGGACCGGCGGTCAGGACCGGCGGATCAGGTGCGGGGCCCGCCCTGATCCGCCGGACCGGCCGTCCTACGCGTCGACCGCCTCGCGCCAGGCCCGTACCGCGTCCGCCGAGACGGGGGCGGCCCAGCCCTGGGGGCGGGCGGCGCCGCCGATGTGGAAGGCGTCGAGACCGGCCGCGCGCAGCTCGGGGAGGTGGTCGAGGCGCAGGCCGCCGCCGACGAGGATCCGGGCCTCGTAACCCGGTTCGCCCGCGCGGGCGGCCTCGGCCTTGAGGGTGGCGAGGCCGTCGTCGACACCGGTGGCGGAGCCTGCCGTGAGGTAGGTGTCGAGGCCCGGCAGGTCGGCGAGCCGCTTGCGCAGCCCGTCGCGGTCGTTCGTGCGGTCGATGGCCCGGTGGAAGGTCCAGCGGGCGCCGTCGAGGACGGCGATGAGCCGTTCGACGGCGACCAGGTCCGGTTCGCCGTCGGCGGTGAGGAAGCCGAGGACGAACTCGTCGGCGCCGGCCTCGCGGAGCTCGGTGGCGCGGGCCACGAGGGCGTCGACGCCCTGGGGGCCGCCCGCCGAGAATCCGTCGGTGAGCCGGAGCATCACGCGCAGCGGGATGTCGACGGCGGCGCGGATGGCGGCGAAGCCGGTCCGTGACGGGGTGAGCCCGTCCGCCGCTATGTCGGTGACGAGTTCGAGCCGGTCGGCACCACCGGTCTGGGCAGCGACCGCGTCTTCCTCGTCGAGGGCGATCACCTCAAGGACAGCACGGTTGCTCATCGAGCCCATTCCTCCATGAATGACGGCTACAGGTCTAGTCCAATGACCAGACTAGCCGTGCGAGTGACCTCCCGCATCGCCCGTGGCCTCATCGGCTGCGGGAGCGGTGGTCTTCGGGGCCGGAGCGGTCGCCTTCCCCGCTCCCGCCGTGACCGTGAAGGCCGCCGTCCGGACCTTGCCCTCGTGCTGGAAGTCGAGGAAGAGACGGTACGTCCCGCCGCTGGGCGCCGTCGCGGTGAAGGAGACGTCCGGGCCGGGACCCCCCTCGTTCGGGTGCACGTGGAGGTAGGCGAGGTCGCCGTCGCGCAGGGCGACGAGGTGTCCGTACGCGCCGAGGTAGGGCTCCAGGTCGGTGACGGGCTTGCCGGCCTTGGTGACCGTGAGCTTGAGCTCGCCGGCCTTGCCCGGGTCGAGGGTGCCGCCGAGGCGGACCTGGTAGCCGTCGACGGTCGCGGTCGGGACGACGGCAGGCATCGGCTTGGGGGCGTACGCGCCCGGTACGGAGAGGTCGGCGCCGAGCGTGACGCCCTGGGCGCCGGGGGCGGCGGGCTTGAAGTCGGCGAAGGCCTTGTAGCCGCCGGCGGCGGGCAGGTCGACGGGGGTCGTCCAGGTGCCGTCCGCGGCCTTCACCGGGTGCAGGTGGCGGAAGGTGGTGAGGTCGCGCGAGGCGACGATGAAGTGCAGTTCCTTGCCGTGCTCGGTGGTGAAGGCGGTGACCTTCTTCCCGCCCGCGTCCTTGATCGAGAACTTCAGGACGCTCTTGCCGGTGGCGGGGGTCGGCGTCTCCAGGGCGAGGGTGTAGCCGCCGTCGGAGACCTGGAGTCCGCCGGGGAGGTTCGCGGCGGCGGGCGCGTCCGTGGTCGCGCCCTCCTCGTGGCCGGCGTGGCCGTCGCCCGCGGCCGCGCTCTTGCTCGGAGCCGGCGCGGCGGCGTGGTCGCCGTGCCCGGCCTTCTTCGGCTCCTCGACGGGGCCGACACCCGTGCCGACCCCGTACGCGGCCCCGAAGGTCGCGGCGAGTGCGGCGGCATAGGCAGTGATCTTCACACCGGTGTTCATGGCTGCTCTCCCGATACGTGGGTCGATGCGTGGGTCGATACGTGGAGCGGGTGCGCGGGGTGGCGCGGTAACCGTTCGATGCACTTCACCATACCCCTGGGGGGTATCAAGTCAAGTCAGGGATCCGCTTGCGTCGGATACGGGTGGGGGGTATACATGGACTCACAACCGGATACCCCCCGAGGGTATCCCGGTCCCGGAGGAACCGACCGAGGAGAAGCCATGGGCTCCTGCTGCACCCCTGACAACAGCTGCTCGACCAGCACCACCGACACGGCCGCCGTCGCGGTCGCCGAGAGCACGGTGACCGTCTACGCCGTCTCCGGCATGACGTGCGGCCACTGCCGGACCGCGATCACCAAGTCCGTCAGCGCGCTGGACGGCGTCATCACCGTCGACGTCGACGTCAACGGCGGCCTGGTGACCGTCACCACCGGCGGCGAGCCGGACGACGCCGCGATCGCCGCCGCCGTCGACGACGCGGGCTACGAGCTGACCGGCCGCGCCTGAGCCGCACCACTTCGGCCGCCGGGACCCGCCCGTCACGCCCGGGTCCCGGCCCCCGACACCCCCGTACTCACGAGGAGCAGGAACAGCCATGACAACGACGACACCGGGCACCGCTCAGGTCGAGCTCGCCATCGGCGGCATGACCTGCGCCTCGTGCGCGGCCCGTATCGAGAAGAAGCTCAACCGCATGGACGGGGTCGAGGCCACCGTCAACTACGCCACCGAGAAGGCCAAGGTCACCTTCGCCGCCGACATCGACGTCGCCGCGCTGATCGCGACCGTCGAGGCCACCGGCTACACCGCCGCCGAGCCCGCGCCGCCGAGGAGCGAGGCGCCGGGCGCCCCCGAGGGGCCCTCCGACGAGGAGAAGGCCGACGAGGAGCTGCGGCCCCTCAAGCAGCGACTGATCACCGCCGTCGCGCTCGCCGTGCCCGTCATCGCGATGGCGATGATCCCGGCGCTCCAGATCGAGTACTGGCAGTGGCTGAGCCTCACGCTCGCCGCGCCGGTCGTCGTCTACGCCGCCTGGCCGTTCCACCGCGCCGCCTGGACCAACGCCCGGCACGGCGCGGCCACCATGGACACCCTGATCTCGGTCGGCACGATCGCCGCGTTCCTCTGGTCGCTGTGGGCGCTGTTCTTCGGGACCGCCGGTACGCCGGGGATGACGCACCCCTTCGAGTTCACCATCGCCCGTACCGACGGCGCCGGGAACATCTACCTGGAGGCCGCCGCCGGCGTCACCGCCTTCATCCTCGCCGGCCGGTACTTCGAGGCCCGGTCGAAGCGCAAGGCGGGCGCCGCGCTCAAGGCGCTGATGCAGCTGGGCGCCAAGGAGGTCACCGTCCTGCGCGGCGGCCAGGAGGTCACCGTACCGACCGCCGAACTCCAGGTCGGGGACCGCTTCCTGGTCCGCCCGGGCGAGAAGATCGCCACCGACGGCACCGTCGTCGAGGGTTCGTCCGCCGTGGACGCCTCCATGCTCACCGGCGAGTCCGTCCCGGTCGAGGTCTCCGTCGGCGACTCCGTCACCGGCGCCACCCTGAACGCCGGCGGCCGGCTCGTCGTCGAGGCCACCCGCGTCGGCTCCGACACCCAGCTCGCCCGCATGGCCAAGCTCG
The sequence above is a segment of the Streptomyces sp. NBC_01255 genome. Coding sequences within it:
- a CDS encoding DNA repair helicase XPB; the protein is MNGPLIVQSDKTLLLEVDHELAETCRRAIAPFAELERAPEHIHTYRLTPLGLWNARAAGHDAEQVVDALVEYSRYPVPHALLVDIAETMDRYGRLTLSKHPTHGLVLTSTDRPVLEEILRSKKVQPLVGARIDEDTVAVHPSERGQIKQTLLKLGWPAEDLAGYVDGEAHPIELAEDGWSLRPYQRQAVDGFWHGGSGVVVLPCGAGKTLVGAGAMAEAKATTLILVTNTVSARQWKSELVKRTSLTEDEIGEYSGTKKEIRPVTIATYQVLTTKRKGIYPHLELFDSRDWGLVVYDEVHLLPAPVFKFTADLQARRRLGLTATLVREDGRESDVFSLIGPKRFDAPWKEIEAQGYIAPADCVEVRVNLTDSERLAYATAEPEEKYRFCATTATKRKVTEALVKKFEGQQILVIGQYIDQLDELGEHLDAPVIKGETSNAQREKLFDAFRTGEISVLVVSKVANFSIDLPEATVAIQVSGTFGSRQEEAQRLGRVLRPKADGHQAHFYSVVARDTIDQDFAAHRQRFLAEQGYAYRIVDADELLAP
- a CDS encoding HelD family protein, whose translation is MPASDPVSDPVSDLASDPVSDPLSRERAHLTSSRAALRAMREDVEALDIKDVTANWVNSLVLGRQIEDRIKALADLADTPLFFGRLDYLHTTQEGQRFYIGRRHVHDADGDPMVIDWRAPVSQPYYQASKKDPQDVGLRRRFGYTAGDLTAYEDEHLSDPAAVTFTGSAEGSTTSRLLQAEIERPRVGPMRDIVATIQPEQDGIVRSDLSGTVCVQGGPGTGKTAVGLHRVAYLLYAHRERLARTGTLVIGPNRSFLHYIEQVLPALGELEVQQATVDDLVAHVEVRGTDEAATAVVKGDARMAEVLRRAVRAHVSLPKEPLMVVRGSRRWRVPAYEIEEMVRELLDRDIRYGAAREALPQRIAHAVLVRMEEAGEAPDDRVQNAVARNPAVKAVVKECWPPVEPAKLVLRLLGDADFLAEHAEGLLTEDEQKLLLWAKPARSVKAAKWSAADAVLIDETRDLVERTHSLGHVVLDEAQDLSPMQYRAVGRRCTTGSATVLGDLAQGTTPWATESWAQALGHLGKPEAVVEELTAGFRVPREVIAYASRLLPHMSPGLAAVESVRENPGSLAVRRAETEQLDADVVAACVESLAHEGSIGLIAADARIAPLAEALTAAGLAYLSPGEETTAESRLTLVPASLAKGLEYDYVVLDEPAAVVDGEPDERTGLRRLYVALTRAVSGLTILHSAPVPEQLGDL
- a CDS encoding aminoglycoside phosphotransferase family protein, which encodes MPSPAPSSLIDTALVERLIAAQFPEWAGLPVREVDSAGTDNAMFRLGDEFAVRLPKADWAAGQAAKEQRWLPHLAPHLPLPIPVPVGHGVPGEGFDHPWSVFGWLDGADTFTAPLTDLAQAAVELGRFGAALRAVDATGGPASSRGGPVTAWEEGHMPGAIRALGADGTVDAELATAAWEAVLRLPQWQRAPVWIHGDLLPGNLLGRAGRLSAVIDFGGLGVGDPACDTMPAWTLLTAETRPLFREAAQIDDATWERGRGWALCWGLVTEDYYRVTNPVLAAVAHRSWSEALPEFDV
- a CDS encoding copper homeostasis protein CutC — its product is MSNRAVLEVIALDEEDAVAAQTGGADRLELVTDIAADGLTPSRTGFAAIRAAVDIPLRVMLRLTDGFSAGGPQGVDALVARATELREAGADEFVLGFLTADGEPDLVAVERLIAVLDGARWTFHRAIDRTNDRDGLRKRLADLPGLDTYLTAGSATGVDDGLATLKAEAARAGEPGYEARILVGGGLRLDHLPELRAAGLDAFHIGGAARPQGWAAPVSADAVRAWREAVDA
- a CDS encoding heavy-metal-associated domain-containing protein: MDSQPDTPRGYPGPGGTDRGEAMGSCCTPDNSCSTSTTDTAAVAVAESTVTVYAVSGMTCGHCRTAITKSVSALDGVITVDVDVNGGLVTVTTGGEPDDAAIAAAVDDAGYELTGRA